Proteins encoded in a region of the Drosophila busckii strain San Diego stock center, stock number 13000-0081.31 chromosome 2L, ASM1175060v1, whole genome shotgun sequence genome:
- the LOC108601038 gene encoding coiled-coil domain-containing protein 34 — MAFLGRWNKGGKFVDCEVYNGSCSKLKTNPSAADRQAAGAGADAESLCTYIRTYTRRRSGESSVHSPGTVRYVGDSGSIQEVHSLADTEMSTLRCGSRRSTETESLTLCMSPPQEPSSDNSSTSEVNGYASADEEEVVREKGSTTSMCSWEEQEYEEPQQPYDTQSYEVPELELGSVNNSLHAEPQSVQLKLLRQSNEAYDNWLSAKKRQCQYKQQAARSKRQQQQQQEALRQQLNEQRVREWCERKSQQYANAVSKQHQTDAKINASQLSEQSLRQLRDWELKKIDQIERQRQREQREARRKQQAQMQRKQQAELAWQHWIKGVAQRPKPVPLNQGMATLRGTVSQIYVNPAQWVHVSENNSRIK, encoded by the coding sequence ATGGCATTTCTGGGTCGCTGGAACAAGGGTGGCAAATTTGTGGACTGCGAGGTCTACAATGGCAGCTGCTCCAAGCTGAAGACGAACCCAAGTGCTGCGGATAGacaagcagctggagctggcgcagATGCGGAATCCCTGTGCACTTATATCAGAACGTATACCAGGCGTCGCAGCGGGGAGTCGAGCGTGCATAGTCCGGGCACGGTGCGCTATGTGGGCGACTCCGGATCAATACAAGAAGTGCATTCGCTTGCCGACACGGAGATGTCCACACTGCGCTGTGGCTCGCGCCGATCAACGGAGACGGAGTCGCTGACGCTTTGCATGTCGCCACCGCAGGAGCCAAGCAGTGACAACAGCTCGACATCGGAGGTGAATGGCTATGCCTCAGCGGATGAAGAAGAAGTGGTCAGAGAGAAGGGCTCCACTACATCCATGTGCAGCTGGGAGGAGCAAGAGTACGAGGAACCGCAACAGCCATACGATACACAATCCTATGAAGTCccagagctggagctgggctCTGTTAACAATTCGCTGCATGCCGAGCCGCAGAGCGTGCAGCTTAAGCTACTGCGTCAGTCCAACGAGGCGTATGACAATTGGCTGTCGGCAAAAAAACGGCAATGCCAATACAAACAGCAGGCGGCGCGTTCcaagcgccaacagcagcaacagcaggaggCACTGCGTCAACAGCTGAACGAGCAGCGTGTGCGCGAATGGTGCGAACGCAAATCGCAGCAATACGCCAACGCAGTCAGCAAGCAACATCAGACTGACGCGAAAATCAATGCCAGCCAGCTGAGCGAGCAATCGCTGCGGCAGCTACGTGACTGGGAGTTGAAGAAAATCGATCAAATCGAGCGACAACGTCAGCGGGAGCAGCGCGAAGCGAGGCGGAAGCAACAGGCGCAAATGCAGCGCAAGCAACAGGCGGAGCTGGCGTGGCAGCATTGGATAAAGGGCGTGGCGCAACGCCCCAAACCTGTGCCGCTTAACCAGGGCATGGCAACGTTGCGCGGCACAGTGTCACAAATCTACGTGAATCCTGCACAGTGGGTCCATGTCAGCGAGAACAACAGCAGAATCAAATAA